In a genomic window of Pseudoalteromonas ulvae UL12:
- the wrbA gene encoding NAD(P)H:quinone oxidoreductase — MSYILVLYHSSHGSVKHLAHEIADAIEQHGCEVKLRTFVAQQPDDIVVSKEDLRDCQALAFGTPTRFGMMAAQAKTFWESTSDLWLKGALIDKPACVFSSSSSMHGGNETTLLTLALPLLHHGMMLLGVPYDVPELSSTQTGGTPYGATHVAGLDNTNELSKDEQKICHAIGKRLAIISEKLSS, encoded by the coding sequence ATGAGTTATATTCTAGTACTTTATCATTCCAGTCATGGCTCAGTGAAACACTTAGCCCATGAAATTGCGGATGCAATCGAGCAACACGGCTGTGAAGTGAAACTGCGCACCTTTGTGGCGCAACAGCCTGATGACATTGTGGTGAGTAAAGAAGACTTACGCGATTGCCAAGCACTCGCCTTTGGCACGCCAACCCGTTTTGGCATGATGGCCGCACAGGCTAAAACCTTTTGGGAGTCGACCAGCGATCTCTGGTTAAAAGGCGCATTAATCGATAAACCTGCATGTGTGTTTAGTTCCAGCTCAAGTATGCATGGTGGTAATGAAACCACGCTCTTAACCTTAGCCTTACCTTTATTACATCACGGAATGATGTTGCTCGGTGTGCCGTACGATGTGCCTGAATTATCCAGCACACAAACAGGTGGCACGCCTTATGGGGCAACCCATGTCGCGGGCTTAGACAACACCAATGAACTGAGTAAAGACGAGCAAAAAATCTGCCATGCAATCGGAAAACGATTAGCTATTATTTCTGAGAAATTATCATCATGA
- the queE gene encoding 7-carboxy-7-deazaguanine synthase QueE — protein sequence MYKINEIFETIQGEASFTGVPAIFVRLQGCPVGCAWCDTKQTWETSDTYKVDLEKTVEKKADSELWADVSVAQLLAIFTEKGYRAKHIVITGGEPCMYDLNPLCEGLHAAGYDTQVETSGTFEIKVPAKTWVTVSPKINMRGGYPVLKSAMERANEIKHPIAMMKHVEELEQLIEACGVSPKLIYLQPISQKAKATQLAIEVCTQKNWRLSVQVHKYLGIN from the coding sequence TTGTATAAAATTAATGAAATATTTGAAACCATCCAAGGCGAGGCAAGTTTCACGGGTGTTCCTGCGATTTTTGTCCGTTTACAAGGATGTCCCGTTGGTTGTGCTTGGTGTGATACAAAGCAAACTTGGGAAACATCAGATACCTATAAAGTCGATTTAGAAAAAACGGTTGAAAAAAAAGCCGACTCGGAGTTATGGGCAGATGTGTCAGTGGCGCAGCTGTTAGCTATCTTTACTGAAAAAGGCTACAGAGCTAAACACATAGTGATCACAGGTGGAGAGCCGTGCATGTATGACTTAAACCCATTATGTGAAGGGTTACATGCAGCGGGGTATGATACGCAAGTTGAAACCAGTGGTACGTTTGAAATCAAAGTCCCTGCTAAAACTTGGGTGACGGTGTCACCGAAAATTAATATGCGTGGTGGTTATCCAGTGCTTAAAAGTGCCATGGAACGTGCTAATGAAATTAAGCATCCTATTGCCATGATGAAACATGTTGAAGAACTTGAACAGCTGATTGAAGCGTGTGGGGTTTCACCCAAATTGATTTACTTGCAACCGATTTCACAAAAAGCCAAAGCGACACAGTTGGCAATCGAAGTATGTACACAGAAAAATTGGCGGTTATCTGTTCAGGTGCATAAGTACTTAGGGATTAACTAG
- a CDS encoding glycine cleavage system protein R gives MTGFANHQLVLTAIGEDRTGIVGALTQLVSDCHCNIIDSRIAILGNEFSFIMLLAGDMSAISRVEHILPTKSVELGLLTMMKRTSSHPNTEFSAGYTIEYSGIDAPGTLSRVTTLLGENHINICSLKSDTFDDKDQTFMRSELEVNLSVDVEFDTFKVQFEQLCNELNLEYILRRIR, from the coding sequence ATGACGGGATTTGCAAATCATCAATTAGTGCTGACAGCAATCGGAGAAGATAGAACTGGAATTGTCGGGGCATTAACACAACTTGTAAGTGATTGTCATTGCAATATTATTGACAGTCGTATTGCAATTTTAGGTAACGAATTTTCGTTTATCATGCTGCTCGCTGGTGATATGTCGGCCATTAGCCGCGTCGAGCACATTCTACCAACTAAAAGTGTTGAACTCGGTTTGTTGACCATGATGAAACGCACTTCGAGTCACCCAAATACGGAATTCAGCGCAGGCTATACCATTGAATATTCAGGTATTGATGCGCCTGGAACACTCAGTCGCGTCACAACCCTGTTAGGTGAAAACCACATCAACATTTGCTCGCTTAAATCCGATACTTTTGACGATAAAGATCAAACCTTTATGCGCTCTGAACTTGAAGTCAATTTATCCGTCGACGTGGAGTTCGATACTTTTAAAGTGCAATTTGAACAATTGTGCAATGAACTCAACCTTGAATATATTCTTAGACGAATTCGATAA
- the bepA gene encoding beta-barrel assembly-enhancing protease has product MKKRTLLAALISSNLFLTSSTYAQTSFNLPDLGTSAVSALPIDKEQAIGELMMMKIKSTSPIFDDPVLDEYLTNIGNKLVANAADVRFPFKFFWLRNSDINAFAFYGGHVGVHTGLILNADTESQFASVLGHEIAHVTQRHLARRLQSQQDNAPLTIAGMIAGILTTIVAPDAGLAIISANQTQATLSQMSHSRGAEQEADRIGMTILNNSGYDPRASSEFLGKLAAQLRFKKKPPVFLLTHPLPDSRVSDIRLRAEQFPLKDVPSSIEFLLAKSRVIARFNDKSEHAERFFRSELKKTIATDKRALEYGLAITLLDQKKLDEADALLAELLKNDATNPFYLDTKTDLLIAQDKAEQAVEMLSQFHQVKPNNQVITLNLANAAMTANQLDKAEVLLKNFLLEKPEHSLAKQLLADCYKRQDNHSAYHETVASILASNGGYQRASDEIQKALNFVSLDEDIKQQRLKALLKQYRQMQKELARL; this is encoded by the coding sequence ATGAAAAAACGCACCCTACTGGCCGCTTTAATCAGCAGTAATTTATTCTTAACATCAAGTACATATGCACAAACCTCATTTAACCTACCTGACTTAGGTACCTCCGCAGTGAGTGCCTTACCCATCGATAAAGAACAAGCGATTGGTGAGTTAATGATGATGAAAATTAAAAGCACCTCGCCAATTTTTGATGATCCTGTGCTTGATGAATACCTCACCAACATAGGCAATAAACTCGTTGCCAACGCCGCCGATGTGCGTTTCCCATTTAAGTTTTTCTGGCTTCGAAATTCAGACATTAACGCCTTTGCTTTTTACGGCGGCCATGTCGGTGTTCACACTGGGCTTATCCTCAATGCTGATACAGAAAGCCAATTTGCTTCGGTACTGGGTCATGAGATTGCCCACGTCACTCAGCGCCACCTTGCTCGTCGACTTCAATCGCAACAAGACAATGCCCCTTTAACGATTGCCGGCATGATTGCGGGTATTTTAACGACCATTGTCGCTCCAGATGCAGGCTTGGCGATTATTTCAGCCAATCAAACCCAAGCGACGTTGAGCCAGATGAGTCACAGCCGTGGCGCAGAGCAAGAAGCCGACCGCATTGGCATGACCATCTTAAATAATTCCGGTTACGATCCTCGTGCATCGAGCGAGTTTTTAGGCAAACTGGCGGCCCAGTTACGTTTTAAGAAAAAACCTCCGGTATTTTTGCTCACCCACCCACTCCCAGATAGCCGAGTCTCAGATATCCGTTTACGAGCAGAGCAGTTCCCTTTGAAGGACGTGCCTTCTAGCATTGAATTTTTACTCGCAAAGAGTCGTGTTATTGCCCGCTTTAACGATAAAAGTGAACATGCAGAACGCTTTTTTAGAAGTGAGCTCAAAAAAACCATTGCGACAGATAAGCGTGCCCTCGAATACGGATTAGCAATCACACTGCTAGACCAAAAAAAATTAGATGAAGCAGATGCCTTATTAGCTGAGTTATTAAAAAACGATGCCACCAATCCTTTTTATCTTGATACCAAAACGGATTTACTCATTGCACAAGATAAAGCCGAACAAGCGGTTGAAATGCTGAGTCAATTTCACCAAGTGAAACCTAACAATCAAGTTATCACGCTTAATTTGGCCAATGCAGCAATGACCGCCAACCAACTTGATAAAGCAGAAGTGTTACTGAAAAACTTTTTACTTGAAAAACCAGAACACAGCCTTGCTAAGCAATTATTGGCCGACTGTTACAAACGCCAAGACAATCATTCTGCGTATCACGAAACTGTCGCCAGTATTTTAGCCAGTAACGGAGGCTACCAGCGCGCCTCGGATGAAATACAAAAAGCACTTAATTTTGTCAGCCTCGATGAGGACATCAAACAACAACGCTTAAAAGCCCTCCTCAAGCAATACCGTCAAATGCAAAAAGAGCTCGCAAGACTTTAA
- a CDS encoding AI-2E family transporter has translation MFEFVKSWYERKFSDPHSVTLLLVICAVVSLLYFVGSLIIPVLVAIVVAYLLEWPVQRLALLGFSRLMASTLVMLCFSGIAIASFFGIVPVLWQQTSNLLQEAPHMLEQGKSFLMQLPHQYPELITEMQIKTVVGTVENKFIEFGQVILSVSLTSLKDIVALLIYLILVPLLVFFMLKDKQELVGGIGRLLPDQRRLISQVWLEMNQQIMNYIRGKVIEILIVGGASFITFTLFELRYAALLGVLVGCSVLIPFVGAALVTIPVAAVALFQFGVSPEFWYIIIAYSIIQALDGNVLVPLLFSEAVDLNPVYIIVAVLFFGGLWGFWGVFFAIPLASLVRALLNAWSMQPQEIKA, from the coding sequence GTGTTTGAATTTGTTAAATCGTGGTACGAACGTAAGTTCTCAGACCCTCACTCGGTCACTTTATTACTGGTTATTTGTGCTGTTGTATCATTGCTCTATTTTGTGGGCTCGTTAATTATTCCTGTATTGGTTGCTATTGTCGTTGCTTATTTATTGGAGTGGCCAGTGCAACGTTTGGCGTTACTGGGTTTTTCGAGGTTAATGGCATCCACTCTGGTGATGTTGTGTTTTAGTGGTATCGCCATTGCTTCATTTTTTGGCATTGTGCCAGTGCTGTGGCAACAGACATCCAATTTGCTCCAAGAAGCCCCCCATATGCTTGAGCAAGGCAAATCATTTTTAATGCAATTGCCTCATCAATACCCTGAGCTCATCACTGAGATGCAAATTAAAACAGTGGTCGGCACCGTTGAAAATAAGTTTATCGAATTTGGTCAAGTTATTTTGTCCGTGTCACTGACATCACTCAAAGACATTGTCGCCTTACTTATTTATTTAATTTTAGTGCCGTTATTGGTCTTTTTTATGCTCAAAGATAAACAAGAATTAGTGGGTGGGATCGGGCGTTTGTTACCCGATCAGCGTCGATTGATTAGCCAAGTGTGGTTGGAAATGAATCAACAAATCATGAATTATATTCGTGGTAAGGTCATTGAGATTTTAATTGTCGGTGGCGCGTCATTTATTACATTTACTTTATTTGAGTTACGTTATGCTGCGCTGTTAGGGGTGTTAGTGGGCTGCTCGGTATTGATACCTTTTGTCGGTGCCGCATTGGTCACCATTCCTGTGGCTGCGGTGGCCTTGTTTCAGTTTGGTGTCAGCCCTGAATTTTGGTATATCATCATTGCGTATAGCATTATTCAAGCCTTAGATGGCAATGTTTTGGTTCCGTTGTTATTTTCTGAGGCGGTGGATTTGAACCCTGTGTATATTATCGTCGCCGTGTTATTTTTTGGTGGATTATGGGGCTTTTGGGGGGTCTTTTTTGCTATCCCATTGGCATCGCTAGTCCGTGCTTTACTCAATGCATGGTCGATGCAACCTCAAGAAATAAAAGCGTAG
- the queC gene encoding 7-cyano-7-deazaguanine synthase QueC, whose protein sequence is MPQKVVVIYSGGMDSFTVLNKAINQGHEVYALSFDYGQRHVKELEVAANVCKQLNVPHKIVDISAINQLIGGSSLTDDIDVPEGHYEEESMKSTIVPNRNMILLSLAVGYAVSLKASQVYYGAHSGDHAIYPDCRPEFVKKMDDVCKIANYDAVEIISPYLNNTKIDILTDGLKMGLDYSQTWTCYNGRQKACGKCGACQERLEAFSLNNVSDPLEYEA, encoded by the coding sequence ATGCCGCAAAAAGTTGTTGTTATTTATTCCGGAGGAATGGATTCTTTTACTGTGCTTAATAAAGCCATCAACCAAGGCCACGAAGTCTATGCCCTATCGTTCGATTATGGTCAGCGTCACGTAAAAGAGCTCGAAGTGGCAGCTAACGTTTGTAAACAATTAAATGTTCCACATAAAATTGTCGATATTTCTGCTATTAATCAGTTAATTGGCGGCTCTTCATTGACTGATGACATTGATGTTCCTGAGGGACATTATGAAGAAGAAAGCATGAAAAGCACCATAGTCCCAAACCGGAATATGATTTTACTCTCACTAGCTGTCGGGTATGCCGTGTCGCTGAAGGCCAGTCAGGTCTATTATGGTGCGCATTCAGGCGATCATGCTATTTACCCAGATTGTCGCCCAGAATTCGTTAAAAAAATGGATGATGTGTGCAAAATAGCCAACTACGATGCCGTTGAAATCATCAGCCCTTATCTAAACAACACCAAAATAGATATTTTAACTGATGGCTTAAAAATGGGTTTAGATTACAGCCAAACATGGACCTGTTATAACGGTCGTCAAAAAGCATGTGGCAAATGTGGTGCGTGCCAAGAGCGCCTCGAAGCGTTTTCATTAAATAACGTCTCCGATCCCCTCGAATACGAAGCATAA
- the bcp gene encoding thioredoxin-dependent thiol peroxidase has protein sequence MNIINPLKAGDNAPLFSLSDQHGTPIELAQLLKANQVLVYFYPKASTPGCTVQAENLRDNKDALLALNTTVVGISPDPVKRIANFVNKKELNFHLLSDEDHAIADAFGVWGYKKFMGKEYDGIHRISFLIGQDGKIKHVFDKFKTKDHHEVVMSHIKG, from the coding sequence ATGAACATTATCAATCCTCTTAAAGCTGGCGATAACGCCCCATTATTTTCATTATCTGATCAACACGGCACACCTATTGAGCTTGCACAGTTACTAAAAGCCAATCAAGTACTGGTCTATTTTTACCCAAAAGCTTCTACTCCCGGCTGTACCGTACAAGCAGAAAACCTACGCGATAATAAAGATGCACTCCTGGCATTAAACACCACGGTTGTTGGAATAAGCCCAGATCCGGTGAAACGCATTGCTAATTTTGTCAATAAGAAAGAGCTCAACTTTCATCTGCTTTCTGATGAAGATCATGCTATTGCTGACGCATTTGGAGTGTGGGGTTACAAAAAATTCATGGGCAAAGAATACGACGGCATCCATCGTATTTCATTTCTAATTGGCCAAGATGGCAAAATCAAACACGTCTTTGATAAATTTAAAACTAAAGATCACCACGAAGTCGTGATGTCACACATAAAAGGCTGA
- a CDS encoding DUF2069 domain-containing protein produces MNIEKKPITKKFQRLALFGYAGLLILMPLWMFVFARPAGYSDGFLFSLYVLPLLLPLIGIVLDKTYTYAWANFVVMIYFIHGFTLLWTAPELRIWVLLELLFASAMFIGCTYYSRHRGQELGLKIRKLKDDLADEKAAHSDHS; encoded by the coding sequence ATGAACATCGAGAAAAAACCGATCACTAAAAAGTTTCAGCGTCTAGCTTTGTTTGGTTACGCGGGCTTACTGATTTTAATGCCATTATGGATGTTTGTATTTGCACGACCTGCAGGCTATAGCGATGGCTTTTTATTCAGCCTCTATGTATTGCCATTACTCTTGCCATTAATTGGCATCGTATTAGACAAAACATATACGTACGCGTGGGCCAATTTTGTGGTCATGATTTATTTCATTCATGGTTTTACCTTGCTTTGGACAGCGCCAGAATTACGGATATGGGTTTTATTAGAGCTGCTGTTTGCCAGCGCCATGTTTATTGGTTGTACGTATTACTCGCGCCATCGCGGTCAAGAGTTAGGGCTTAAAATCCGCAAACTCAAAGACGACTTAGCTGATGAAAAAGCCGCCCATTCAGATCATTCCTGA
- the arsC gene encoding arsenate reductase (glutaredoxin) (This arsenate reductase requires both glutathione and glutaredoxin to convert arsenate to arsenite, after which the efflux transporter formed by ArsA and ArsB can extrude the arsenite from the cell, providing resistance.), translated as MTVQIFHNPRCSKSRETLALLNTHNINAEIVEYLKDTPSIETLQRIIKQLGFDSARQLMRTKEDLYKELALKEQHDEAALVLAMHQHPKLIERPIVIHNDRAAIGRPPETVLALFP; from the coding sequence ATGACTGTTCAAATCTTCCATAACCCGCGCTGCTCTAAATCACGTGAAACCCTGGCGCTGCTTAATACGCATAATATTAATGCTGAAATTGTTGAATACCTCAAAGACACTCCTTCAATCGAGACACTTCAACGTATTATCAAACAATTAGGTTTTGATTCTGCTCGCCAATTAATGCGCACCAAAGAAGACTTATACAAAGAGCTAGCACTTAAAGAGCAACATGATGAAGCAGCGTTAGTGTTAGCCATGCATCAACACCCAAAACTGATAGAACGCCCGATTGTTATTCATAATGACCGCGCAGCTATCGGCCGTCCGCCTGAAACGGTGTTAGCGCTATTCCCATGA